GCTTTCGAGTCGCTGACCGAAGTCTTCTATCGGCAGGTGCTGAAGGACGATCTGGTCGGGCCGCTGTTCCGCGGCATGGATCCCGGCCATCCCAAATACGTCGCCATGTGGCTGGCCGAGGTCTTCGGCGGCCCGGCGACCTACAGCACCGAGCGCGGTGGCTACGCGCACATGGTCCGCCAGCACCTCGGCAAGGCGATCACCGAACCGCAGCGCCGGCGCTGGGTGAATCTGCTGATGGACGCCGCCGACGAGGTCGGATTACCCGACGATCCCGAGTTCCGCGCCGCCTTCGCCTCCTACATCGAATGGGGCACCCGGTTGGCCCACGCCAATTCCCAGCCGACGGCCACGCCGCCGCTGGAAGCCCCGATGCCGCACTGGGGTTGGGGCGTCGCACCGCCCTATCGGCCGTAGGCATCGGCCGGTCCGGACGCCGCGGACACCGGCGGGAAGTAGTCCTTGAACAGGATCTCGCCGACCCGGGTGACGGTCTTGCGGCCCACCTGGTAGCCGTTCTCGATCACCTGGGTGTTGTTCATGATCGCCACCGTGAACTGTTCCCGGGGGCCGGCGAAACCCACCGAGTTCATCAGCCAGGAGCCGTCGTCGTTGTCGTCGGCCCAGCCGTTCTTGTTGCCGGGCAACGCGTCCGCGCCCGCACCCCACACCCCCCACTGCTGGTTCGTGTCGACGGAGTCGCTGCCGTCGACCGAGCGCATCTCGCGGACCAGGTAGGCGCGATCACGGGCGGGCAGCTTCGTCAGCGCGAAGTCGATCAGGCGCTCGAGATCGTTCGCGGTGACCATCATCCAGCCCCACGAGTCGGGATGACCCGGGGAGAAGCTGAACTCCGTCATGCCGAACGAACGGAACCGCGGCGCGAAC
This genomic stretch from Nocardia brasiliensis ATCC 700358 harbors:
- a CDS encoding group II truncated hemoglobin — its product is MTEATGTAGQTADAVPTLYEWAGGTAAFESLTEVFYRQVLKDDLVGPLFRGMDPGHPKYVAMWLAEVFGGPATYSTERGGYAHMVRQHLGKAITEPQRRRWVNLLMDAADEVGLPDDPEFRAAFASYIEWGTRLAHANSQPTATPPLEAPMPHWGWGVAPPYRP